The following proteins come from a genomic window of Pyxidicoccus sp. MSG2:
- the argH gene encoding argininosuccinate lyase: protein MADTLWGKGTPLDAAIHRFTVGNDPVTDLALAPHDALGSAAHARMLAHVGLLRDDEAKTLVAALKVLHDEARAGAFVIRPEQEDGHTALEAALVERAGEPGKRIHLGRSRNDQVQLAMRLLLREEVLALGARAVELAGTFLDFAQAHAAVALPGYTHLRRAMPSTFGLWGMAFAEGLLEELEALRGVWARLDRCPLGAAAGFGVPLPIDREYVASLLGFSRVQRSPIDVQNGRGRHEAAVLGWACSVAGTLEKWLWDVQLYSMDEFGFLALPDAFTTGSSIMPQKKNPDVVELARARCRELRGIAHQVEAVAGGLPSSYHRDFQLLKSPTLAALTSMKDLLDVLARLVPVLQVKAEAAARASDDSLYAAHHAYALVARGLPFRDAYRQVGREIADGTFHPDRGALTATHLGGAGNLGLPQAREELAAARAWLDDTHRAVASATARVWAL from the coding sequence GTGGCTGACACGCTGTGGGGAAAGGGCACGCCGCTGGACGCGGCCATCCACCGCTTCACCGTGGGCAATGACCCGGTGACGGACCTGGCGCTGGCGCCTCACGACGCGCTCGGCAGCGCCGCGCATGCGCGGATGCTGGCGCACGTGGGCCTGCTGCGCGACGACGAGGCGAAGACGCTGGTGGCGGCGCTGAAGGTGCTGCACGACGAGGCGCGCGCCGGTGCGTTCGTCATCCGCCCGGAGCAGGAGGATGGCCACACCGCGCTGGAGGCGGCGCTCGTGGAGCGCGCGGGCGAGCCCGGCAAGCGCATCCACCTGGGGCGCTCGCGCAACGACCAGGTGCAGCTCGCCATGCGCCTGCTGCTGCGCGAGGAGGTGCTCGCCCTGGGCGCGCGCGCCGTGGAGCTGGCCGGGACGTTCCTGGACTTCGCCCAGGCGCACGCGGCCGTGGCCCTGCCCGGCTACACGCACCTGCGCCGCGCCATGCCGTCCACCTTCGGGCTGTGGGGCATGGCCTTCGCCGAAGGGCTGCTGGAGGAGCTGGAGGCGCTGCGCGGAGTGTGGGCCCGGCTGGACCGCTGCCCGCTGGGCGCGGCGGCGGGCTTCGGCGTGCCGCTGCCCATCGACCGGGAGTACGTGGCCTCGCTGCTCGGCTTCAGCCGCGTGCAGCGCAGCCCCATCGACGTGCAGAACGGCCGGGGCCGGCACGAGGCGGCGGTGCTGGGGTGGGCCTGCTCGGTGGCTGGCACGCTGGAGAAGTGGCTGTGGGACGTGCAGCTCTACAGCATGGACGAGTTCGGCTTCCTGGCGCTGCCGGACGCGTTCACCACGGGCTCGTCCATCATGCCGCAGAAGAAGAACCCGGACGTGGTGGAGCTGGCGCGCGCCCGCTGCCGCGAGCTGCGTGGAATCGCGCACCAGGTGGAGGCGGTGGCCGGCGGCCTGCCGTCCAGCTACCACCGCGACTTCCAGTTGCTGAAGTCGCCCACCCTGGCGGCGCTGACGTCCATGAAGGACCTGCTGGACGTGCTCGCCCGGCTGGTGCCCGTGCTCCAGGTGAAGGCCGAGGCGGCCGCTCGCGCCAGTGATGACTCGCTGTACGCGGCGCACCATGCCTACGCGCTGGTGGCCCGGGGCCTGCCCTTCCGCGACGCCTACCGCCAGGTGGGACGAGAAATCGCGGACGGAACGTTCCATCCGGACCGCGGGGCGCTGACGGCGACCCACCTGGGCGGTGCTGGAAACCTGGGCCTGCCGCAGGCCCGTGAGGAGCTGGCCGCCGCGCGCGCCTGGCTCGACGACACCCACCGCGCCGTGGCCTCCGCCACCGCGCGCGTGTGGGCGCTGTGA
- a CDS encoding M20/M25/M40 family metallo-hydrolase, which yields MKAAELLQALVAIPSVSGDEGRIADTVSAWAEGWGARVQRKGHNVWFSVGSGPRRLLVNSHLDTVKPCAGWTYAPHAPEWREDRLYGLGSNDAKGCVAGMLLTARALLTEGAPTGGEVVFAFTAEEETGGQGLGTMLSELGPLDAAIVGEPTGLKPCTAQRGMLLLRCTAHGRSGHVAHAHSTPALNAIHLAAGDISVLSELRFPSHPLLGEARAQVTQISGGLARNQVPDKCEFFVDLRTTPAMDHAAVAQQVAGALKSEVQVHSARYLPKATGAQQPIVRAAVAASGAEPVGSSTTSDWAFLGDLPAVKVGPGDTLRSHQADEYLTRAELEAGAAFYTRLVRGYFEEVARG from the coding sequence ATGAAGGCGGCGGAGCTGCTCCAGGCGCTGGTGGCCATCCCCAGCGTGTCGGGTGACGAGGGCCGCATCGCGGACACCGTGTCCGCGTGGGCCGAGGGCTGGGGCGCGCGCGTCCAGCGGAAGGGCCACAACGTGTGGTTCTCCGTCGGGAGCGGGCCGCGCCGGCTGCTCGTCAACTCGCACCTGGACACGGTGAAGCCGTGCGCCGGGTGGACGTACGCGCCGCACGCGCCCGAGTGGCGCGAGGACCGGCTGTACGGCCTGGGCAGCAATGACGCCAAGGGCTGCGTGGCGGGGATGCTCCTCACCGCCCGCGCCCTGTTGACCGAAGGAGCACCCACCGGAGGCGAAGTCGTCTTCGCCTTCACCGCCGAGGAAGAGACAGGAGGCCAGGGACTGGGAACGATGCTGTCCGAGCTGGGGCCGCTGGACGCGGCGATTGTCGGCGAGCCCACGGGGCTGAAGCCCTGCACCGCGCAGCGCGGGATGCTCCTGTTGCGCTGCACGGCGCACGGCCGGAGCGGCCACGTGGCGCACGCGCACAGCACTCCGGCCCTCAACGCCATCCACCTGGCGGCGGGGGACATCTCCGTCCTGTCGGAGCTGCGCTTCCCCTCGCACCCGCTGCTGGGCGAGGCCCGCGCGCAGGTGACGCAAATCAGTGGCGGACTGGCGCGCAACCAGGTGCCGGACAAGTGCGAGTTCTTCGTGGACCTGCGCACCACGCCGGCCATGGACCACGCGGCGGTGGCGCAGCAGGTGGCCGGCGCGCTGAAGAGCGAGGTGCAGGTGCACTCGGCGCGCTACCTGCCGAAGGCGACGGGGGCGCAGCAGCCCATCGTCCGTGCCGCGGTGGCGGCGTCGGGCGCGGAGCCGGTGGGCTCCAGCACCACGTCCGACTGGGCCTTCCTGGGCGACCTTCCGGCGGTGAAGGTGGGCCCGGGCGACACCCTGCGCAGCCACCAGGCGGACGAGTACCTCACCCGGGCGGAGCTCGAAGCGGGCGCCGCCTTCTACACGCGCCTGGTGCGCGGCTACTTCGAGGAGGTGGCCCGTGGCTGA
- the argB gene encoding acetylglutamate kinase, which yields MPLSPDPYSALRHAARYVQQFRRKTFVVKLGGAMLSDPKLRRSACEQIALLWTFSIRPVVVHGGGPELDTLCDALHLPIEKVAGRRVTSAPVLDAAKMVLAGKLHTDLLADLQAAGVPAVGLSGVDAGLIKARKRPPVMVTEPGATEGRLVDYGLVGDIESVDTRVVEHLRSADYVPVVAPLSGGSDGAVYNTNADTVAAALSVALSAEKLFFLVQVPGLLKDLNDPTSLVTLANLTDLATMENTGAISGGMRPKAHAIRHALVGGVGSVHLVSGVLPNALLEEVFTNEGSGTMVVRESAPKPAGAVG from the coding sequence GTGCCCCTGTCGCCCGACCCGTACTCCGCGCTCCGTCACGCCGCGCGCTACGTGCAGCAATTCCGCCGCAAGACGTTCGTCGTGAAGCTCGGCGGCGCCATGCTGAGCGACCCGAAGCTGCGCCGCTCCGCGTGCGAGCAGATTGCCCTGCTGTGGACCTTCTCCATCCGCCCCGTCGTCGTGCACGGCGGCGGTCCGGAGCTGGACACGCTGTGTGACGCCCTCCACCTGCCCATCGAGAAGGTGGCGGGCCGCCGCGTCACCTCCGCGCCCGTGCTGGACGCGGCGAAGATGGTGCTCGCGGGCAAGCTGCACACGGACCTGCTGGCGGACCTCCAGGCGGCGGGCGTGCCCGCGGTGGGCCTGAGCGGCGTGGACGCGGGCCTCATCAAGGCGCGCAAGCGTCCTCCCGTCATGGTGACCGAGCCCGGCGCCACCGAGGGGCGGCTCGTCGACTACGGCCTCGTCGGTGACATCGAGTCTGTGGACACGCGCGTGGTGGAGCACCTGCGCTCGGCGGACTACGTCCCGGTGGTGGCGCCCCTGTCGGGCGGCTCCGACGGCGCCGTCTACAACACCAACGCGGACACGGTGGCCGCGGCGCTCTCGGTGGCGCTGTCGGCGGAGAAGCTCTTCTTCCTCGTCCAGGTGCCGGGCCTGCTCAAGGACCTGAACGACCCGACGTCGCTCGTCACGCTGGCCAACCTCACGGACCTGGCCACCATGGAGAACACGGGCGCCATCTCCGGCGGCATGCGGCCCAAGGCGCACGCCATCCGGCACGCGCTCGTCGGCGGCGTGGGCAGCGTGCACCTCGTCAGCGGGGTGCTGCCCAACGCGCTCCTGGAGGAGGTCTTCACCAACGAGGGCAGCGGCACCATGGTGGTGCGCGAGTCCGCGCCGAAGCCGGCCGGGGCCGTGGGATGA
- a CDS encoding N-acetylornithine carbamoyltransferase: protein MKHVTHIQDLGPAGVEAVLAQAAAWKLKGPEQPLFPGAILGMVFFNPSLRTRTSFEAVMLRGGGNAIILDVGSGVWKLEHREGAVMNADRAEHLKEAAPVLSRFVDMLGVRTFSQGGGDEEDEVDPIIGAFRKWATVPVVSMESAREHPCQGLADVLTLREKFGSTKKLPVTLTWAPHIKPLPKAVPNSFLLSAAAAGCEVRVAHPPGFELHPAVRAEAEAYAKATGGSITYTHDQDEALAGSRAVYAKSWGPSAAAAYSPNDVTALLASYSGWMPTLGTMSRAAKDAAFLHCLPVRRNVEVADEVLDHPSSRVVDEAGNRYHVQRALLHWMRTQSR, encoded by the coding sequence ATGAAGCACGTCACCCACATCCAGGACCTCGGGCCCGCGGGCGTCGAGGCGGTGCTCGCGCAGGCCGCCGCTTGGAAGCTGAAGGGACCGGAGCAGCCCCTGTTCCCCGGCGCCATCCTCGGCATGGTGTTCTTCAACCCGTCGCTGCGCACGCGCACCTCGTTCGAGGCCGTCATGCTGCGCGGGGGTGGCAACGCCATCATCCTCGACGTGGGCTCGGGCGTGTGGAAGCTCGAGCACCGCGAGGGCGCGGTGATGAACGCGGACCGGGCCGAGCACCTCAAGGAGGCCGCTCCCGTCCTGTCGCGCTTCGTGGACATGCTCGGCGTGCGGACCTTCTCGCAGGGTGGCGGCGACGAGGAGGACGAGGTGGACCCCATCATCGGCGCCTTCCGCAAGTGGGCCACCGTGCCGGTGGTGAGCATGGAGTCCGCGCGCGAGCACCCCTGTCAGGGCCTGGCGGACGTGCTCACCCTGCGCGAGAAGTTCGGCAGCACGAAGAAGCTGCCGGTGACGCTCACCTGGGCGCCGCACATCAAGCCGCTGCCCAAGGCCGTCCCCAACTCCTTCCTCCTGAGCGCCGCGGCCGCGGGCTGCGAGGTGCGCGTGGCGCATCCTCCCGGCTTCGAATTGCACCCCGCCGTGCGCGCGGAGGCGGAGGCGTACGCGAAGGCCACCGGCGGCAGCATCACCTACACCCATGACCAGGACGAGGCGCTCGCCGGCAGCCGCGCGGTGTACGCCAAGTCGTGGGGCCCGTCGGCGGCGGCGGCGTACTCGCCCAACGACGTCACCGCGCTGCTCGCGTCCTACTCCGGGTGGATGCCCACGCTGGGCACCATGTCCCGCGCCGCGAAGGACGCGGCCTTCCTCCACTGCCTGCCGGTGCGCCGCAACGTGGAGGTGGCCGACGAGGTGCTGGACCACCCGAGCAGCCGCGTCGTGGACGAGGCGGGCAACCGCTACCACGTCCAGCGCGCCCTCCTTCACTGGATGCGCACGCAGTCGCGCTAG
- a CDS encoding arginine repressor, translating to MNLDETILRLISEREISDQAVLQELLEAEGEAPSQSTLSRRLKKLGVQKVAGRYQRVEAPPVPAPVRPWLRIIEAPPSLLVLKTAPGYAQVFALALDREPDVPGLAGTVAGDDTIFVAVTEPSRLREVREVVEELMTRGT from the coding sequence ATGAACCTGGACGAGACCATCCTGCGGCTCATCTCCGAGCGGGAGATCAGCGATCAGGCGGTACTGCAGGAACTGCTGGAGGCGGAGGGTGAGGCGCCGAGCCAGTCCACGCTGTCGAGGCGGTTGAAGAAGCTGGGCGTGCAGAAGGTGGCGGGGCGCTACCAGCGCGTGGAGGCCCCGCCGGTGCCAGCGCCGGTGCGGCCGTGGCTGAGGATCATCGAGGCGCCGCCGAGCCTGCTGGTGCTGAAGACGGCGCCTGGCTACGCGCAGGTGTTCGCGCTGGCGTTGGACCGGGAGCCGGACGTGCCGGGGCTCGCCGGCACGGTGGCGGGGGACGACACCATCTTCGTCGCGGTGACGGAGCCCTCAAGGCTCCGTGAAGTGCGCGAGGTGGTGGAGGAGTTGATGACGCGGGGGACGTGA
- a CDS encoding Uma2 family endonuclease, translating to MESKRATYADLEALPDTVIGEIVGGVLYASPRPAGAHSVAGARLVGALSGPFDWGIGGPGGRVVLYEPELHLGEDVLVPDLAAWRSERMPRPTSHVAYSVAPDWVCELLSPSTKSLDRKEKLPIYAREGVRNVWLVDAKARTVEVFRLEDSGYRLLAMHEGSAPIRAEPFDAIELRVAYLWDER from the coding sequence ATGGAATCGAAACGGGCGACCTACGCGGACCTGGAGGCGCTTCCCGACACTGTGATCGGGGAGATTGTCGGCGGAGTGCTGTACGCCAGCCCGCGGCCGGCGGGGGCGCATTCCGTGGCGGGCGCCCGATTGGTGGGCGCGTTGAGCGGCCCATTCGATTGGGGAATAGGCGGACCGGGAGGACGGGTCGTGCTCTACGAGCCCGAGCTTCACCTGGGAGAAGATGTTCTGGTGCCGGATCTAGCTGCATGGCGCAGCGAGCGGATGCCACGACCCACGAGTCATGTGGCCTATTCGGTCGCGCCGGACTGGGTCTGCGAGTTGCTCTCTCCTTCCACGAAGAGCCTGGACCGGAAGGAGAAGCTCCCCATCTACGCGCGTGAGGGCGTGCGGAACGTGTGGCTGGTGGACGCCAAGGCCCGAACGGTGGAGGTGTTCCGGCTGGAGGACTCAGGCTACAGGCTGCTTGCGATGCACGAAGGGAGTGCCCCCATCCGGGCCGAGCCTTTCGATGCCATCGAGCTGCGGGTGGCCTACCTCTGGGACGAGCGGTAG
- a CDS encoding Uma2 family endonuclease — MERKPATYADLEALPDNVIGELIGGVLYASPRPAGPHMTAFSHLGAELVGPFTRGRGGPGGWFIFDEPELHLSDDVLIPDIAGWRRERMPEPPRGVATTLAPDWACEILSPSTRGLDRKEKLPVYAREGVRHVWLVDPKTRTLEVFRWETTGYALLATYEGKGPVRAEPFEAIELELAFLWDDR; from the coding sequence ATGGAACGGAAACCAGCCACCTACGCGGACCTGGAGGCACTCCCCGACAATGTGATTGGGGAGCTCATCGGCGGGGTGCTGTACGCCAGCCCCCGTCCGGCAGGGCCGCACATGACGGCGTTCTCCCACCTGGGGGCCGAGCTGGTGGGGCCATTCACGCGGGGCAGGGGCGGACCTGGAGGATGGTTCATCTTCGATGAGCCAGAGCTGCACCTCTCGGATGACGTGCTGATTCCGGATATCGCGGGCTGGCGCCGCGAGCGGATGCCTGAGCCACCTCGCGGTGTGGCGACCACGCTGGCGCCCGACTGGGCCTGCGAAATCCTGTCGCCTTCCACGAGGGGCCTCGACCGCAAGGAGAAGCTTCCGGTGTATGCGCGAGAGGGCGTCCGGCACGTGTGGCTGGTGGACCCCAAGACGCGCACGCTGGAGGTGTTCCGGTGGGAGACGACGGGCTACGCACTGCTCGCCACGTATGAAGGCAAGGGCCCGGTTCGGGCGGAGCCCTTCGAGGCCATCGAGCTGGAGCTGGCCTTCCTCTGGGACGACCGGTAG
- a CDS encoding vWA domain-containing protein, whose amino-acid sequence MKPALKLPIILGSAAVLAVSALLLGTPAPGTPSPRPVPPSAVPVPPSTVLAPLPKPDVAPITSAPQNQPVIQIAVLLDTSGSMDGLLDQARTQLWNIVNRFSHAKRNGVAPQLQLALYAYGNTDPGANRDEIRQVVPFTTDLDLISEHLFSLRTSGGSEHCGEVIRDATTQLAWSKDPDAMRLIFVAGNEPFTQGPVDFHDAVKSAKERGITVNTLHCGGYEEGISGGWKDAAVLADGSYLNIDQNQRVVEIAAPQDSEIARLGGELNKTYVAYGAGGEQAQARQAAQDSNSRGVSISNMVSRSLAKSSSNYSNESWDLVDAVKKNQVDVASVRAEDLPEPMRGLDGEGRKAWLAAREKERADIQQRIQTLNAERQKFLAEARKQQATKGDDTLEGAIGQVVQREAQKRQLTLE is encoded by the coding sequence ATGAAACCGGCCCTCAAGCTCCCCATCATCCTTGGCTCCGCCGCGGTGCTCGCGGTCTCCGCCCTCCTGCTGGGCACGCCGGCGCCCGGCACGCCTTCCCCGCGCCCGGTGCCGCCGTCCGCCGTGCCGGTGCCGCCGTCCACCGTGCTCGCGCCGCTGCCGAAGCCGGATGTGGCTCCCATCACGTCGGCGCCGCAGAACCAGCCCGTCATCCAGATTGCCGTGCTCCTCGACACCAGCGGCAGCATGGACGGCCTGCTCGACCAGGCGCGCACGCAGCTGTGGAACATCGTCAACCGCTTCTCCCACGCGAAGCGCAACGGCGTGGCCCCGCAGCTCCAGCTGGCCCTGTACGCCTACGGCAACACGGACCCGGGGGCCAACCGGGACGAAATCCGCCAGGTGGTGCCCTTCACCACCGACCTGGACCTCATCTCCGAGCACCTCTTCTCGCTGCGCACCTCCGGCGGCTCCGAGCACTGCGGCGAGGTCATCCGCGACGCCACCACACAGCTCGCCTGGAGCAAGGACCCGGACGCCATGCGCCTCATCTTCGTCGCCGGCAACGAGCCCTTCACCCAGGGCCCCGTGGACTTCCATGACGCCGTGAAGTCGGCCAAGGAGCGGGGCATCACCGTGAATACCCTCCACTGCGGCGGTTACGAGGAGGGCATCTCCGGTGGCTGGAAGGACGCCGCGGTGCTCGCGGACGGCAGCTACCTCAACATCGACCAGAACCAGCGGGTGGTGGAAATCGCCGCGCCGCAGGACTCGGAGATTGCCCGGCTGGGCGGGGAGCTGAACAAGACGTACGTGGCCTACGGCGCGGGCGGCGAGCAGGCCCAGGCGCGTCAGGCGGCGCAGGACAGCAACTCGCGCGGCGTGTCCATCTCCAACATGGTGTCGCGCTCCCTCGCCAAGTCCTCGAGCAACTACTCCAACGAGAGCTGGGACCTGGTGGACGCGGTGAAGAAGAACCAGGTGGACGTGGCCAGCGTCCGCGCCGAGGACCTGCCGGAGCCCATGCGCGGGCTCGACGGCGAGGGCCGCAAGGCGTGGCTCGCGGCCCGCGAGAAGGAGCGCGCGGACATCCAGCAGCGCATCCAGACGCTCAACGCCGAGCGCCAGAAGTTCCTCGCCGAGGCGCGCAAGCAGCAGGCCACCAAGGGCGACGACACGCTGGAGGGCGCCATCGGCCAGGTCGTCCAGCGCGAGGCGCAGAAGCGCCAGCTCACCCTGGAGTAG
- a CDS encoding response regulator transcription factor, which produces MAARRVLVVEDDPAIRRGIVDALRFEGYEVLEAGAREEGQRLAERTPVDLVLLDLVLPDGDGLDLLRAVRRSRPTLPVIILTARGQEEDRVNGLKLGADDYVVKPFSVRELLARAGAVLRRSAERPAGVVRIDFPGGHFEVERRELSFTDGSRVDLSEREADALRYLGDNAGRAISREELLERVWHLPARGVQTRTVDMTMARLREKLRDDSEEPRVILTVRGKGYMFAAREASP; this is translated from the coding sequence ATGGCCGCGCGCCGAGTGCTCGTCGTGGAGGATGACCCCGCCATCCGGCGCGGAATCGTGGATGCCCTGCGCTTCGAGGGCTACGAAGTCCTCGAAGCCGGGGCGCGCGAGGAGGGACAGCGGCTGGCCGAGCGCACCCCGGTGGACCTCGTGCTGCTGGACCTGGTCCTCCCCGACGGTGACGGGCTGGACCTCCTGAGGGCGGTGCGCAGGAGCCGCCCCACGCTGCCCGTCATCATCCTCACCGCCCGGGGCCAGGAGGAGGACCGCGTCAACGGCCTGAAGCTCGGCGCGGATGACTACGTGGTGAAGCCCTTCTCCGTCCGGGAGTTGCTGGCCCGGGCGGGGGCGGTGCTGCGCCGCTCGGCGGAGCGGCCCGCGGGCGTGGTGCGCATCGACTTCCCGGGCGGCCACTTCGAGGTGGAGCGACGCGAGCTGAGCTTCACGGACGGCTCGCGGGTGGACCTCTCCGAGCGCGAGGCGGACGCGCTGCGCTACCTCGGCGACAACGCCGGGCGCGCCATCTCCCGCGAGGAATTGCTCGAGCGCGTGTGGCACCTGCCCGCGCGCGGCGTGCAGACCCGCACGGTGGATATGACGATGGCGCGCCTGCGGGAGAAGCTGCGCGACGACTCGGAGGAGCCGCGCGTCATCCTCACGGTGCGGGGCAAGGGCTACATGTTCGCCGCGCGGGAGGCCTCGCCGTGA
- a CDS encoding sensor histidine kinase, giving the protein MIRSWRIWIAVSACLCLALAGVVWLSAFALRLDRADRQARESAAREENARLALWRLDSDLLPLVARESAVAAEAYGPVSPARGVLDEQRRPMPAGTAFLSSPLLAPLPEHVLLHFQLAPDGTVSSPQVVEPGLREALGAPLPASEVTVLEGRLRDLTALLRETDLRRALAEPPLQARRAQVRVEPTSTLADISQVAKNASEYSARSRSANQAVRQSQNLSNAFLEEPPQAEADVAMRAVWVGDSLLLGRRVRLEGRDYVQGCWLDWPGLRTWLLGQVGDLLPSAVLEPVRSRESQGDGRMLAALPVRLVPGPAAADGYASGTLSTLPVVLMVAWSGVLLAVVAVVALLVGVVALSERRGAFVSAVTHELRTPLTTFRMYTEMLAAGMVPDEGRRREYFDILHREAERLSHLVENVLAYARIERGRAPARLERVAVDAMLERMTERLAQRAAQAGMEVCVAVPGDVAVLTDPSAVEQVLFNLVDNASKYAASAVDRRIHVECETRRGRVGLSVRDHGPGVDAATARRLFEPFSKSVQTAAKTAPGVGLGLALCRRLARSMRADLRHERVPGGGARFVLWLPSA; this is encoded by the coding sequence GTGATTCGCTCCTGGCGCATCTGGATTGCGGTGAGCGCGTGCCTGTGCCTGGCGCTGGCGGGCGTGGTGTGGCTCTCCGCCTTCGCGCTCCGCCTGGACCGCGCGGACCGGCAGGCCCGCGAGAGCGCGGCGCGAGAGGAGAACGCGCGGCTGGCGCTGTGGCGGCTGGACTCGGACCTGCTGCCGCTGGTGGCGCGCGAGAGCGCGGTGGCGGCGGAGGCGTACGGGCCCGTCTCCCCCGCGCGAGGCGTGCTCGACGAGCAGCGGCGGCCCATGCCCGCGGGCACCGCCTTCCTCTCTTCGCCGCTGTTGGCCCCGTTGCCGGAGCACGTGCTGCTCCACTTCCAGCTCGCCCCGGACGGCACGGTGTCCTCGCCCCAGGTGGTGGAGCCCGGGCTGCGCGAAGCGCTGGGCGCGCCGCTGCCCGCGTCCGAGGTTACGGTGCTGGAGGGCCGTCTGCGTGACTTGACAGCGCTGCTGCGGGAGACGGACCTGCGGCGGGCCCTGGCGGAGCCGCCCCTCCAGGCCCGCCGCGCGCAGGTCCGCGTCGAGCCCACCAGCACCCTGGCCGACATCTCCCAGGTGGCGAAGAACGCGAGCGAGTACAGCGCCCGCTCCCGGAGCGCGAACCAGGCCGTGCGCCAGAGCCAGAACCTCTCCAATGCCTTCCTGGAGGAGCCTCCGCAGGCCGAGGCGGACGTGGCGATGCGCGCCGTCTGGGTGGGGGACTCGCTGCTGCTGGGGCGGCGCGTGCGCCTGGAGGGCCGCGACTACGTGCAGGGCTGCTGGTTGGACTGGCCCGGGCTGCGCACGTGGTTGCTCGGGCAGGTGGGAGATTTGCTGCCCTCCGCGGTGCTGGAGCCGGTGAGAAGCCGCGAGTCGCAGGGGGATGGCCGGATGCTGGCGGCGCTGCCGGTGCGGCTGGTGCCGGGGCCGGCGGCGGCGGACGGGTATGCGTCGGGGACGCTCTCCACGCTGCCCGTGGTGCTGATGGTGGCGTGGAGCGGCGTGCTGCTGGCTGTCGTGGCGGTGGTGGCGCTGCTGGTGGGCGTGGTGGCGCTCAGCGAGCGGCGGGGCGCCTTCGTCTCCGCGGTGACGCACGAGCTGCGCACGCCGCTGACCACCTTCCGCATGTACACGGAGATGCTGGCCGCGGGCATGGTGCCGGACGAGGGCCGGCGGCGGGAGTACTTCGACATCCTCCACCGCGAGGCGGAGCGGCTCAGCCACCTGGTTGAGAACGTGCTGGCCTACGCCCGGATTGAACGGGGCCGCGCCCCGGCACGCCTGGAGCGGGTGGCCGTGGACGCCATGCTGGAGCGCATGACGGAGCGGCTGGCGCAGCGGGCGGCGCAGGCGGGCATGGAAGTGTGCGTGGCCGTGCCCGGGGACGTGGCCGTGCTGACGGACCCGTCCGCCGTGGAGCAGGTGCTCTTCAACCTGGTGGACAACGCGTCCAAGTACGCGGCCTCGGCGGTGGACCGGCGCATCCACGTGGAATGCGAGACGCGGCGGGGGCGGGTGGGGCTTTCGGTGAGGGACCACGGGCCCGGGGTGGATGCCGCGACGGCGAGGCGGCTCTTCGAGCCCTTCTCCAAGTCCGTTCAGACGGCGGCGAAGACGGCCCCCGGTGTCGGGCTGGGGCTGGCGCTGTGCCGGCGGCTCGCGCGGAGCATGCGCGCGGACCTTCGCCATGAGCGCGTGCCCGGAGGCGGGGCGCGCTTCGTGCTGTGGCTGCCGTCCGCCTGA
- a CDS encoding ECF-type sigma factor: MSTSELTVLLDGARKGDTDARDALMAVAYQELRQLAHAAPRVSPTALVNEAWTRLSSGGVAFENRRHFFGAAARAMRRVLVDRARVRRAQMRDAAQERLCLRDAEVEGPAGMDIEVLELERALAELETFQPRLARMLELRYFAGLGLMETAASLAVSPATVRRDWAYARVWLVERLSN; the protein is encoded by the coding sequence ATGAGTACGTCGGAGCTGACGGTGCTGCTGGACGGCGCGCGCAAGGGAGACACGGACGCGCGCGATGCGCTGATGGCGGTGGCCTACCAGGAGCTTCGTCAGCTGGCGCACGCGGCCCCGCGCGTCTCGCCCACGGCGCTGGTGAACGAGGCGTGGACGCGCCTGTCCAGCGGCGGCGTGGCCTTCGAGAACCGGCGTCACTTCTTCGGCGCGGCGGCCCGGGCGATGCGGCGGGTGCTGGTGGACCGGGCGCGCGTGCGCAGGGCGCAGATGCGCGACGCGGCCCAGGAGCGGCTGTGCCTCCGCGACGCGGAGGTGGAGGGCCCCGCCGGCATGGACATCGAGGTGCTGGAGTTGGAGCGGGCGCTGGCGGAGCTGGAGACCTTCCAGCCGCGCCTGGCCCGCATGCTGGAGCTGCGCTACTTCGCGGGGCTGGGGCTGATGGAGACGGCCGCGTCGCTGGCCGTGTCGCCCGCCACCGTCCGGCGCGACTGGGCCTACGCGCGCGTCTGGCTGGTGGAGCGTCTGAGCAACTGA